Sequence from the Maribacter aquivivus genome:
AAGTTTATTCAAAACAGATTGTTATTACAAATTGTTGAAAATAAGACACTAGAAGAGGAACTTAATCATAGAAAGCTAGATAACTGGTATTTAGAAGAGGAGTATGTAAAACTTATCTATAAAGAAATTTTAGAGAGCGATACTTATAAGGAATACATGTCTAAACCAGAAAGTGACTATGCTGCTGATAAGGAGTTGATAATAACTTTGTTCAAGAACATTATTGCACCTAATGAAAAAATTTACGATTACTTTGAAGATGATAAGTTAACTTGGGTAGATGATATTCCTATTGTTAATACCTTTATTTTAAAGCATTTTAAGAAAGTAAAGCAAGTACACCCAGAATCTTATTTTTTACCAAGTTTGTTGAAAGATGATGAGGATATGACTTTTGCCATGCAATTGCTATCTAGAACATTATTAAAGAACGATGCTTTAGAAAAGGAAATAGAAGGTAAAACACCAAATTGGGATAAAGATCGTATTGCTGGTATTGATAGTATCTTATTAAAAATGGCTATTTGTGAGTTATTACATTTTCCTTCTATACCAGAAAGGGTAACTATAAATGAGTATTTAGAAATAGCTAAAGAATACTCTACACCAAAAAGTAGCATTTTTATAAACGGAATTCTTGATAAGCTTACTAAAGAATACAAGTCAGAAGGAAAGCTTAACAAAATGGGTAGGGGTCTATTATAAAAATATTTTATAATTTTGCAATTAATTGATAAATCTAAATAGTATGAAAAAAATAGTTCTAATTGTTGGTCTTGTATCAATGGTAGCTTTTACTTCTTGTAAAGAAAACGCATCAAGTAAGATCAAAACAGATAATGTAGCAGAGGCTGCGGTAAGAGATGAGGCTGCTAAAGCAGTACCTGTAATGGCTTTTGAGAAAGCAGAACATGATTTTGGTACAATTGAGCAAGGTACTCCACAAGAGACCGTATTTGTATTTACCAATACTGGTAATGCTCCGTTAATTATTACTGATGCTAAAAGTAGCTGTGGTTGTACAGTTCCTAATCCTCCAAAGGATCCTATTGCACCAGGAGAAAAAGGTGAGTTAAAAGTGAACTTTAACGGTTCTGGTCAAAACCAGGTTACTAAAACTATTACGGTTACAGCAAATACTGAAAAAGGTTCTGAGCTTTTAAGAATTAAAGCTTTCGTTAACCCAAAAGGAGCGGCTCCATTAGGACCTGTTAAATAATTTTAAATTACAGATATACCAAAAATGGGTGATATAGGGCAGTTTCTTCC
This genomic interval carries:
- the nusB gene encoding transcription antitermination factor NusB, translating into MLTRRHIRVKVMQSIYALIQSKDDSLQKQEKFLKVSIENTYTLYLLWLSLFVEIQKRAADQISLSANKYIDDKKTAFPNPNKFIQNRLLLQIVENKTLEEELNHRKLDNWYLEEEYVKLIYKEILESDTYKEYMSKPESDYAADKELIITLFKNIIAPNEKIYDYFEDDKLTWVDDIPIVNTFILKHFKKVKQVHPESYFLPSLLKDDEDMTFAMQLLSRTLLKNDALEKEIEGKTPNWDKDRIAGIDSILLKMAICELLHFPSIPERVTINEYLEIAKEYSTPKSSIFINGILDKLTKEYKSEGKLNKMGRGLL
- a CDS encoding DUF1573 domain-containing protein, with the protein product MKKIVLIVGLVSMVAFTSCKENASSKIKTDNVAEAAVRDEAAKAVPVMAFEKAEHDFGTIEQGTPQETVFVFTNTGNAPLIITDAKSSCGCTVPNPPKDPIAPGEKGELKVNFNGSGQNQVTKTITVTANTEKGSELLRIKAFVNPKGAAPLGPVK